The window CAACTGTAAGCCCTTACTGAAACTAACGTTTTGGTAAATAGTTTGGTTTAGATATTGTAgctaataaaattttaccatTTCTCAGGCATGATTTCCAGTTTTTTAACACTCAGAGGTTAAGTGAGTTGTATGAGAAAGAAGTACGCTATCTCATGGTATGTGATCTGACCAAATaccaatttttattttctccatcCATTGACTTGGGTTGGTTTGGAGTTATTTTCTGACTggatattttttcaattataatcagCAAACGCATCAGAAGAATCAGATAAAGGACTCAATTGATGTGGATGAACCAGAAGGTATTTTACTTTTCCCATATGATGTGTTACTTTATGGTACACAAATCTTCTTTTTGCCTGTTTGACTTAGTCTTCTGTATTTAGAAGGGGGAGATCCATTAACTGCTGAAGAGTTGGAAGAAAAGGAGCGCCTATTGGAAGAGGTGAGTGGAACATGTTTTCTGTTATGTTTGTATAATTGGTTGCCTTactcaaacttaatttttgggTGTGTTAGGGATTTTCTTCATGGAGTAGGAGAGATTTCAATACTTTTATTAGAGCTTGTGAGAAGTATGGACGAAATGATATAAAAAGTATTGCTTCAGAAATGGAAGGGAAAACCGAGGAGGAAGTTGAAAGATATGCTAAAGTTTTCAAAGAACGGTACAAGGAGTTAAATGGTAAGTGGGTTCCAATATCATGTTATTTTTGCCTTGTTTGGATAGGTTTCAAGTGCCCATAATTGTTTCTCTAGATGTGATCATGTGTAAAAATTTGACAACTTTTAAGTGGGATCCTCCAGGAGCTTGATTGAAAATGATTGAAGTATACATATGCATGTGTCTACATATGCTACATAGATCACAGAAGAAAGTGTTGATTGGTTCAACTAGTTCTAATAGCTGGTTCCAGACAAGGTTCTTATGCTACATTAATTACTGAATTTAATTATACTACAGATTATGATAGGATAATTAAGAACATTGAAAGAGGAGAGGCCAGAATTTCTAGAAAAGATGAGATCATGAAAGCAATTGGCAAGAAATTGGATCGATACAAGAATCCATGGTTGGAGATGAAGATCCAGTATGGTCAGAACAAGGGGAAGCTGTACAATGAAGAATGTGATCGGTTCATGGTATGtctaaaatcttttttatcgTACAGAATATTTTTCGGTCCACCTTAATCTTGTTCTTTTGATATTTATGCCTTTGCATCATATATAAACAGATATGCATGGTTCACAAGCTTGGTTATGGGAATTGGGAAGAATTGAAGGCAGCATTCCGTACATCACCCTTGTTTCGATTTGATTGGTTTGTGAAGTCACGGACAACTCAGGAGCTGGCAAGGAGATGCGATACCCTCATTCGATTGGTTGAGAAGGAAAACCAAGAATATGACGAGAGGGAGCGACAAGCCCGCAAGGAGAAGAAACTTGCCAAGGTTCTGCATATCTTTTATCTTATCTGCTACCAAAATGCGAACTGCCAGTACATTCACGAGTCACATGCTTGTTATGACTCTGTCATTCTTTGTTCGATTAGTCTAGAATTATATATTTCTTTGGTTATTATGTTTATTCTAGTTGGGTCTTTTATCATGATCCTCATCTTACATTTCCAGAATATGACACCATCAAAGCGTGGTGGTAGGCAGCCAACTGAGAGTCCTACTCAAATGAAGAAACGGAAGCAATTATCGATGGATGATTATGTGATCTCGGTTTGTTTCATACTGAAATTTGTGAATTTTGCGGTGAATTTCGTTTCATATTCAGTTTTGTCAGAAAAAGTGGTATTTGTCTCATTTTGCAGGGAAAAAAGAGGAAGTGATACAAGTAATGTGAACTACAAATTTTGGGTCAGAAGCAGAAATTGTGATTGATGAGGAGTTGGGCTTGTAGTTTGCATGCAAGACTCTGGCTTATTTTGAACTCTCCGGTATTTGGTATGGATTTCAGAATGGAACAGAACTGATTATCATTTAGTCCTTACTTGAGAGGGCTTTTAAATATCATTGATGCGTTAGGTTATGAAAGTTGTATAAATGAGTAATACTAGATTACTAGGTTTTTCTAAGAACAATCTATGGCCCATCCATTGGAACCATCTGTATTCGGCTGACTAATTAGTGAAATATATTGGCTATCGTAGGGGGTAGAAAAAGCCCATGGCATTTATAACAATGATCATTTAGCacccttttatttatttatttaattttttgtatcaaaaatttaaaatttggttTTATTTACCGGCTGGcaaaatttacataaaaagGTTTTGACCAGTTCGTCCAGTACTAACGCAGGTAGGGAATAATTTGAAAGAATTATTTAACTGGTTTCTTTGTATGTCAGCAAACAATAAATTTGTGTAGCTCCAGTGTGTCAGTAAAAACAAGGGAAAGGAGAAGCAATTACATTATATaggcatgaaaaataaaaatatagtgGAAACCTCTTTGTATAAGCCGAAAACAGGAAGGACTCAGAAATCCGTACACAAGGAACAGCATTTTTTTAGTACAAGATGTAAACACCAATTGAGATTTGAGACACCCCACACAAAAGCCACTAAGTTTTTCCCCCCAGGTACAgacaataataatattatatatattatatattataatctGGGGCAAAAATTAGACAACTTCTCCCACTATCTCCTGTAACATCAATCTCataaaaaccctaaaaacaccttttttaaagaatttttaacATGTTGCATACAACATTCTCGGCAGGCGGAATCCTTTTTTACCTGTGAATGCCCCAAAACTCATCCAACCGCTCTCTCCCCATCCCTTCTTTAACTGTGTgtctctcttcctttccttcAACCGCATAATTGAAGCATTCAGTTTCATACTCAACTACATGAATTGATATTAAGGACAAGCAACAACAGTCAAAGTTGGATACATGCATCAACTCTTATTTTCCTGGGTAGAAATGGAAACTCGACAGTAAAGGACGGCGTGTATCTTCCAATgttccttctctttcttttccattGACGACCCTTAAAAATGATATAACATGTCTTCGCTTTTGGAATAGCAAATTGACATGGATTACTATTCTGGCAAGCATCAGTCATTTGTACCGTCAAAGCTACCCATTGCGTTCGCCCGTTTTTTCTCCCTCCAATTCTCACCCCATACTTTAGCCTCTGCAACAGCACGTTCTCTATCAAGATCACGGTTACGTGGAGTTTCCCTTGCTCTCACAGCATTCAGAGGGCTGTCTCTCTGAGATTCCTGTCGCTCTGAATCATCCAAACCCCATTTCCTCCCCGACCCCCCACCAGCTTCACTCCTACCTAACTCTGTGCCGGTGCTCATTTCCCTAGCATGATTCCTCTTCCTGTAATCAGGCGAATTTCTATGGGTGGAAGGGGAACCATGCTGTCCACGCTCATCTGGGCTGTCTAATCCATCTCCCATACTCCTTCGATCATCCTTCAGTCTTGGAGTCGATGGACCAACTCTGTTGCTCTGATTGCTGGGAGCATTTAGGTCATAGGTTTGCGAGGCTAAATAAGTAAGGGCTGTCACAACATCACCTATTAGAGGCCTTGTAGCAGCTTGTTCCTGCAAACACATGGCTGCGACTGCAAGAGCTTGGTATAGTCCTCGCATTGGATAACGACCTTGCAGTAGTGGGTCAGCCATTTTTGGAAACTTCCTACGATCTTTGAAAAGTGGTCGTGCCTACAAATCCccattttcacaagatagaaaagAAGTACAAGAAAACTCAAAAGCaataacaaacaaaataaaacagTCATTCGTGCGTAAGCATAAATTTAAGTTTTGGAAGAAATCTCTTTATGTTTGAATCATCGCAAGGGAGAAGGAAGATACTTACCCATGCCACAAGATTATGCTCACCAGGAGCACGTGTATTATCAATGGCCTTGCGCCCTGTGATGAGCTCAAGAAAGACCACTCCAAAACTGTAGACATCAGATTTTAGAGTGAGCTGGCCAGTCATTGCATATTCTGGAGCGCAATAACCATAGGTGCCCATCACACGTGTGGACACATGGGTTTTGTCACCAACAGGACCCAGTTTTGCAAGCCCAAAATCTGATAACTTGGGATGGTGGCCCTCATCAAGAAGGATGTTAGATGACTTCAAGTCTCTGTAGATGACAGGAGGATTAGCTTTATCATGCAAGTATTCCAATCCCTTGGCTGCACCAGCTGCAATCTTCATTCTTGTATTCCAGTCCAAAGGTTCCTTGTCTGGTGGAAGATCTacaaacaaattcaaaaacaaGGTAATCATTGTGGTATATCCAAAGTGTGATTTTCTAATTCTAACATGATATCACATTAATGAAAAGAGTGTGAAATATGCCACTGAAGAGAATCTTTATAGCCAATGTTGAGTGCAACCTCAAATACAAGAGTATTAATGAAAAGCATTTTAAGTTATACTCACGGTGGGATATCAAGTAACAAACCCAACCCCACAGAATAGTTTCAAGGATGAGATGATTCCTTATCGATTGCCTACTATTAAGAGTGAAGACTTTGATCTCCAGCTACTTAGAGATATTTCCTTTCATGTGTGTACGTTTATTCTCACAAAAATAACAACATCCCAGGGACATTCTCATAATAACAAGTGAAGTTACATTtgctccttatttttcattgatGCTGTGAGAGTTTTAGCTTCTTAGAAAAATGTTAGAGCTGTTAGGAAGCTGCCTAGAGTCACAGGTTTGTTTTGATAAGGGGACCCATATTTCCTTTCCTCTGGTCTTATAAACTCCTGAAGGAGCTACTTTGCTAACTTACTTACTTCATGATCTCCCCTTTATTGCAAATAACAATTTACAACTAACTACCAACCTTGTTCAGCAAAATGTAAGTTAGCTTTTTACCAATGGAAACTTAAACCAACTTTGCAGCTTGTGAAATCATATTGAATATTAGGCAATCCACATATATAGATTTTCTCCAGCAGAGAACTCTATGTTTATACACATATATAGATTTTCTCTCCTTGTTCATTATGCAAACAATCTTGGTTTCTAccatgagaaagaaaaagatgcaCATCACCGAACACGTAAAAAGCGCATACGTAGGCACACTCCAGCATACAGCCACACATATCAAGTTGAACTATCATCCAACTTAATAACCTTTACCAGCCATCTAgcatttgcatagacataggTCAACTGATTCGGCCATCTCTTTGATGAACCCCACAATTTCCTTTTTACCATAGCATAGAAAAAGCAGCAAAATTCAGCCTCAACCTAATGGCCAAGCAATGCTTCAAAATATACCAAAAATCTTTTGGAGAGCTCAAAATGGGGTTAAGGAAGAGATCAGGCACTAACGCAATGGAATGTCTGGTTATATATCATCTAGTAGTGTAGACGAAGCTAAAATCTATCAGCAATAGACCATTTATTCAGTGAAACAAAAACCACTCTCCCTTCATTAAATTTCTACAACTCTTTGCCACCTGTTGAAAGAACTCTATAGAATGAAGTATTGTCATACCAAAATCAATCCAATGCTGCTTCATCAATAAATAACTTGGTAATTAATGCAACAAACTTTCTGCTGCAATTCactcaattgaaaaattgcaGCACCTGACATCTAGATGCATGCCTCGTCAGGTAAAAGTAAACAATTATGCATTCACTGACATGAAAGTACTTTAAAAT is drawn from Theobroma cacao cultivar B97-61/B2 chromosome 4, Criollo_cocoa_genome_V2, whole genome shotgun sequence and contains these coding sequences:
- the LOC18603450 gene encoding serine/threonine-protein kinase CDL1 is translated as MGGCFPCFGSSNKEGSNGGGTVKELSKKDSTKEGSVGQSHHVNRVSSDKSKSRSVSDPKKEPTVPKDGATANIAAQTFTFRELAAATKNFRPECLLGEGGFGRVYKGRLESTGQVVAVKQLDRNGLQGNREFLVEVLMLSLLHHPNLVNLIGYCADGDQRLLVYEFMPLGSLEDHLHDLPPDKEPLDWNTRMKIAAGAAKGLEYLHDKANPPVIYRDLKSSNILLDEGHHPKLSDFGLAKLGPVGDKTHVSTRVMGTYGYCAPEYAMTGQLTLKSDVYSFGVVFLELITGRKAIDNTRAPGEHNLVAWARPLFKDRRKFPKMADPLLQGRYPMRGLYQALAVAAMCLQEQAATRPLIGDVVTALTYLASQTYDLNAPSNQSNRVGPSTPRLKDDRRSMGDGLDSPDERGQHGSPSTHRNSPDYRKRNHAREMSTGTELGRSEAGGGSGRKWGLDDSERQESQRDSPLNAVRARETPRNRDLDRERAVAEAKVWGENWREKKRANAMGSFDGTND